In one window of Henckelia pumila isolate YLH828 chromosome 1, ASM3356847v2, whole genome shotgun sequence DNA:
- the LOC140874596 gene encoding transcription factor MYB48-like — MVKEDTKKGPWTEQEDVQLVFYVKLFGDRRWDFIANVSGLKRTGKSCRLRWVNYLNPGLKRGKMTPNEEKLVLELHKKWGNRWSRIARKLPGRTDNEIKNYWRTHLRKEAQEKKKKGMSSYSSSSSSNSSSSSSGSKSPTVEPTPVTENTECSFHDTGGLDFLVDMSKKKIGLEIEDGSNTMDEIFSYLDFKEGNCNLPYQTMASPIWDYFPNDSLWAMDEEGNKMFMQPMGDLFHSFPFCNNMIA; from the exons ATGGTGAAAGAAGATACAAAAAAGGGTCCCTGGACTGAACAAGAAGATGTTCAGCTTGTGTTTTACGTGAAGTTGTTTGGGGATCGTCGATGGGATTTCATAGCTAATGTTTCAG GTCTGAAAAGAACTGGGAAAAGTTGCAGGTTGCGTTGGGTTAATTATCTGAATCCTGGGCTGAAAAGGGGGAAGATGACACCCAATGAAGAGAAACTTGTTCTTGAGCTTCATAAGAAATGGGGAAACAG GTGGTCAAGAATTGCTCGAAAATTGCCTGGTCGCACTGACAATGAAATTAAGAACTATTGGAGGACTCACTTGAGAAAAGAGGctcaagaaaagaagaaaaagggaATGTCTTCATattcatcttcatcatcttccaACTCTTCCTCATCCTCCTCTGGATCCAAGAGCCCCACCGTCGAGCCTACCCCAGTTACTGAGAATACGGAATGCAGCTTTCACGACACAGGGGGACTCGATTTTCTTGTTGACATGAGCAAAAAGAAGATAGGCTTAGAGATAGAAGATGGCTCCAACACTATGGATGAAATATTCAGTTATCTTGattttaaagaaggaaattgCAATCTTCCATACCAAACTATGGCCTCTCCAATATGGGATTATTTCCCAAATGACTCTTTGTGGGCTATGGACGAAGAAGGAAACAAAATGTTTATGCAGCCTATGGGTGATCTCTTTCATTCTTTCCCTTTTTGCAACAATATGATAGCCTAA